From Planctomycetota bacterium, a single genomic window includes:
- a CDS encoding methyltransferase domain-containing protein, with product MRQRLLELLACPQCESGFRLWAGEPGERSASEVETGVLQCERGHVYPVVVGIPRLLPAAMGRFLPVMGDQVQALPPPVREIALREAGARDHAFERQFAHTQRSFTSEWAALGAAGSAWGRSVAARRQLFLDSFGLAADALRGKTVLDVGCGHGEVELALCDSGAEVFAMDLSFSVDYVRARLRAVAREHAANVHIVQANAHHVPFKKHAFDLVHSAGVLHHTPDTAAGFRSVAARAKTGGACFIEVYSTELKNWFDYSVYLAFRAARPVTSRLPHWLLHGVCWSGALPLWAFVRVYNALAGRERYTRRTVREMQLSLFDALSPRYAWHHTTDEVTGWFRTLGFEGMRKTFANHNGFGITGVLASKGS from the coding sequence ATGAGACAACGCCTGCTTGAGCTTCTGGCCTGCCCGCAGTGCGAGAGCGGCTTCCGTCTCTGGGCGGGGGAGCCCGGAGAGCGCTCCGCGAGCGAGGTGGAAACCGGCGTGCTCCAGTGCGAACGAGGTCACGTGTATCCAGTCGTGGTCGGGATCCCGCGGCTACTCCCGGCAGCGATGGGCAGATTCCTTCCTGTGATGGGAGATCAGGTCCAGGCGCTTCCCCCGCCAGTGCGCGAGATCGCCCTCCGCGAAGCCGGGGCCCGCGACCATGCGTTCGAGAGGCAGTTCGCTCACACCCAGCGGAGCTTCACGTCGGAATGGGCCGCGTTAGGAGCAGCGGGGAGCGCCTGGGGGCGCAGCGTGGCCGCTCGCAGGCAGCTCTTTCTCGACTCGTTCGGGCTCGCCGCGGACGCATTGCGGGGCAAGACGGTGCTCGACGTGGGATGCGGCCATGGCGAAGTGGAACTGGCGCTGTGCGACTCCGGCGCAGAGGTCTTTGCCATGGATCTGTCGTTCTCAGTGGATTACGTGCGAGCCAGGCTCCGTGCCGTGGCACGGGAGCACGCGGCGAACGTGCACATTGTGCAGGCCAACGCGCACCATGTGCCGTTCAAAAAGCACGCGTTCGACTTGGTCCACAGCGCCGGCGTACTGCACCACACTCCCGACACTGCCGCAGGGTTTCGCAGCGTGGCGGCGCGGGCCAAGACCGGCGGCGCCTGCTTCATCGAGGTCTACTCCACCGAGCTGAAGAACTGGTTCGACTACTCAGTCTACCTCGCGTTCCGCGCCGCGCGTCCCGTGACGAGCCGCCTGCCCCACTGGCTGTTGCACGGCGTGTGCTGGAGCGGCGCCCTGCCGCTCTGGGCTTTCGTGAGGGTCTACAATGCACTGGCCGGGCGCGAACGGTACACGCGGCGCACGGTGCGCGAGATGCAGCTCTCGCTTTTCGACGCGCTGTCGCCGCGATATGCCTGGCACCACACGACCGACGAAGTGACAGGCTGGTTCCGCACGCTCGGTTTCGAGGGAATGCGGAAGACATTCGCCAATCACAACGGCTTTGGCATCACCGGTGTCCTGGCATCGAAAGGGTCGTAG